A window from Neodiprion fabricii isolate iyNeoFabr1 chromosome 2, iyNeoFabr1.1, whole genome shotgun sequence encodes these proteins:
- the LOC124176868 gene encoding mitochondrial intermediate peptidase: MLMLIRNNVVTGLRRKYRDVSTWSSLATAFNTKSVDVIDSLVSRKETGLFGIPELDDAEGFDLLKRRAMAQTDELIEEATSQTRSRKIVEIFDELSDSLCKVADLAEFVRIAHPDRKFSDAAEDACITISGVVEKLNTHKELYNSLLHVVKNGDVVETTEVDEHVAKLFAFDFEQCGIHLIEEQRQKVVHLNDRILQTGQRFMAGTVHPRAVKKDVLPPEIRQYFTTEGGQILVQGLYTDSSNAIAREAAYKIFLYPDSQQELLLRGLLNDRHDLAEICGFPSYAHRAVRGSTVEKPEVVYEFLNILSDQLKHRAHSDFQIMQQMKNAETGTNQDLMAWDTAYFIAKAKKAWLNTSSAEFAPYFSLGTCMEGLNTLTQALYGVKLEPEPVVKGEVWASDIRKLAVVDNVQGTLGYIYCDFYERMGKPNQDCHFTIRGGKQLPDGSYQNPIVVLMLSLPSPRWSSPSLLSSSSVDNLFHEMGHALHSMLGRTQYQHVTGTRCSTDFAEVPSVLMEYFASDPRVVSTFAKHFQTQEPIPDDMLHRLCASKHLFPASELQNQVFYSMLDQVYHSRRLEQPSTEILADLQDRYYGLPYVQNTAWQLRFSHLVGYGAKYYSYLISRAIASWIWQTYFEADPFSRISGERYRTECLAHGGGKSPSILVSDFLSKDANAQNFAKSLINEIDAKNDHMHEIKNITS, encoded by the exons ATGCTGATGTTGATTCGAAACAACGTTGTTACTGGATTGAGAAGAAAGTATCGAGATGTTAGCACATGGTCCTCGTTAGCAACGGCATTCAACACAAAGTCGGTTGATGTGATCGATTCTTTGGTGTCGCGAAAAGAAACG GGTCTATTTGGGATTCCTGAACTCGACGATGCCGAAGGATTTGATCTACTCAAAAGAAGAGCCATGGCTCAAACAGACGAACTAATTGAAGAAGCTACGAGCCAAACAAGAAGccgaaaaattgtagaaatttttgacgAGCTTTCTGATTCACTTTGCAAGGTTGCAGACTTAGCAGAATTTGTCAGAATTGCTCATCCTGATAGGAAATTTTCAGATGCAGCCGAAGATGCTTGTATCACGATAAGTGGCGTCGTCGAAAA GCTGAACACCCATAAGGAATTATACAACTCATTGCTGCATGTGGTGAAAAATGGAGACGTCGTGGAAACTACAGAAGTAGACGAACATGTTGCCAAATTGTTCGCTTTTGATTTTGAGCAATGCGGTATACACCTAATCGAAGAACAACGGCAAAAAGTTGTACATCTGAATGATCGAATTCTCCAA ACGGGTCAGCGTTTTATGGCCGGCACAGTGCACCCTAGAGCAGTGAAGAAGGATGTTCTTCCACCTGAAATAAGGCAATA CTTCACTACCGAAGGCGGTCAAATATTGGTCCAAGGACTTTACACAGATTCCTCCAATGCCATTGCTAGAGAAGCTGCATACAAGATATTCCTATACCCGGATTCTCAACAGGAGCTTCTCCTCAGGGGCTTATTAAACGATCGACACGATCTGGCTGAAATATGCGGATTTCCTTCCTATGCTCATAG AGCCGTCCGAGGTAGCACAGTCGAGAAACCTGAAGtagtttatgaatttttaaacattctcAGCGACCAGCTAAAGCACAGAGCGCATAgtgattttcaaataatgcagcaaatgaaaaatgctGAGACTGGAACAAATCAG GATTTAATGGCATGGGACACAGCATATTTTATAGCAAAAGCAAAAAAGGCATGGCTAAACACATCTAGTGCAGAATTTGCACCTTATTTTTCTCTTGGAACGTGTATGGAGGGTCTGAATACGTTGACGCAAGCTTTGTACGGTGTTAAATTGGAGCCAGAGCCAGTCGTTAAAGGTGAAGTTTGGGCCAGCGACATTCGCAAGTTGGCTGTGGTAGATAATGTCCAAGGGACGTTAGGATACATTTATTGTGACTTTTATGAAAGAATGGGGAAACCCAATCAGGATTGTCACTTCACCATCAGAGGTGGAAAGCAGTTGCCTGATGGCAGCTACCAG AATCCAATAGTTGTGCTAATGTTGTCACTACCATCGCCACGATGGTCATCGCCGAGTCTTTTAAGTTCGTCGTCGGTGGATAACTTATTTCATGAAATGGGACACGCGTTGCATTCAATGCTGGGCAGAACCCAGTATCAACACGTCACAGGAACGAGGTGCAGCACAGATTTTGCAGAGGTGCCAAGCGTCCTAATGGAGTACTTTGCAAGCGATCCCAGG GTGGTTTCGACGTTCGCAAAGCACTTTCAAACCCAGGAGCCAATCCCTGATGACATGCTGCACAGACTGTGTGCCTCGAAGCACTTGTTTCCTGCCTCCGAGTTGCAGAATCAAGTATTTTATAGTATGTTGGATCAAGTGTATCACAGCCGTCGCTTAGAGCAGCCCAGCACAGAAATACTAGCTGATTTACAAGACAGATATTACGGTTTGCCATACGTCCAGAATACT GCTTGGCAGCTGCGATTTTCTCACCTTGTTGGATACGGTGCGAAATATTACTCGTACCTAATTTCTCGCGCCATAGCTTCGTGGATATGGCAGACTTACTTTGAGGCTGATCCGTTCAGTCGAATTTCAGGGGAAAGATATCGGACAGAATGTCTTGCTCACGGAGGAGGAAAATCTCCGTCGATATTAGTGTCAGATTTCCTTTCCAAGGACGCAAACGCCCAAAATTTTGCGAAGTCATTGATCAACGAGATCGACGCCAAAAATGATCACAtgcatgaaataaaaaatatcacttcTTAG